A genomic segment from Heterodontus francisci isolate sHetFra1 unplaced genomic scaffold, sHetFra1.hap1 HAP1_SCAFFOLD_58, whole genome shotgun sequence encodes:
- the LOC137365851 gene encoding histone H2B 1/2-like, producing the protein MPEKKKAAPKKGAKKALNKPSAKGGKKRRKSRKESYSIYIYKVMKQVHPDTGISSKAMSIMNSFVNDIFERIAGEASRLAHYNKRSTISSREIQTAVRLLLPGELAKHAVSEGTKAVTKYTSSK; encoded by the coding sequence atgcctgaaaagaagaaagcagctccgaagaagggcgccaagaaagccttaaataaaccgtcagcaaagggcggcaagaagcggagaaagtcgaggaaggagagttactccatctacatctacaaagtgatgaagcaggttcaccccgacaccggcatctcctccaaggccatgagcatcatgaactcgtttgtgaacgatattttcgagcgcatcgcgggtgaggcttcccgcctggcccattacaacaagcgcagcaccatcagctcccgggagatccagaccgccgtgcgcctgctgctgcccggggagctggccaagcacgccgtgtcggaagggacaaaggcggtgaccaagtacaccagctccaagtaa